In Aegilops tauschii subsp. strangulata cultivar AL8/78 chromosome 3, Aet v6.0, whole genome shotgun sequence, one genomic interval encodes:
- the LOC141042362 gene encoding uncharacterized protein, translating into MLETTDKLQSLLESVIRRLDANQKTADERHQAQIAYNDQVSAEIKLLSKQIDLTQADVDEARKAAPTVDPAATVSGGASPSGVTATGDSSAHPPPPPPPPPPTRPPPLPLYTDGAAQLPFARLVNHGPPLLTA; encoded by the coding sequence ATGTTGGAGACCACGGACAAGCTGCAGAGCTTGCTCGAGTCCGTCATCCGCCGCCTCGACGCCAATCAGAAGACCGCAGACGAGCGCCACCAGGCGCAGATCGCCTACAATGACCAGGTCTCCGCCGAGATCAAGCTCCTCTCCAAGCAGATCGACCTCACGCAAGCCGACGTGGACGAGGCCCGCAAGGCTGCACCGACCGTCGACCCCGCGGCGACCGTCTCCGGAGGCGCATCTCCATCGGGCGTCACGGCCACCGGGGACTCCTCTGCGCACcctccaccacctccgccacCACCCCCACCGACTCGTCCTCCGCCGCTGCCTCTCTACACGGATGGTGCGGCCCAGCTCCCGTTCGCCCGACTCGTCAACCACGGACCACCGTTGCTCACCGCGTGA